Proteins from a single region of Drosophila biarmipes strain raj3 chromosome 3R, RU_DBia_V1.1, whole genome shotgun sequence:
- the LOC108024515 gene encoding transcription factor Ouib isoform X1, whose product MSGPSSVCRTCGKNVKSSRARATKLFDQHNYHLISLIENITDMYLEFDTTMPDLICHWCKQQLDRILAFRMKCLDVHQSFLASNRKRLEGVSAHDEELDEQEVEQQEPYQVDKVKEGEAEQEEHRQSPRTRPKRAPPSSKTWFCEQCGGVFKGKSILDFKIHLQRHTGHKPFECDLCQSKFYTKYEMRRHRILHSDARPYACRFCTKTFRSCSSKAIHERNHTNERPFQCHHCEKTFTSSSSRQRHEMVHTEQRKYHLFCSCDTCNQWFQRSSHLTLHKTTKLHQQRLERASTA is encoded by the exons ATGTCTGGGCCAAGCTCAGTTTGCCGAACTTGCGGCAAGAATGTGAAGAGTTCGCGAGCCAGAGCCACCAAACTCTTCGACCAGCACAACTAtcatttaattagtttaataGAAAACATCACCGATATGTAT TTGGAGTTCGACACCACCATGCCGGATCTTATTTGCCATTGGTGCAAGCAGCAGCTGGACAGAATTCTGGCTTTCCGCATGAAGTGCCTGGATGTCCATCAGTCGTTTTTGGCCTCCAACAGGAAACGCTTGGAAGGAGTGTCTGCACATGATGAGGAACTCGATGAGCAGGAAGTGGAGCAACAGGAGCCTTACCAGGTGGATAAGGTCAAGGAGGGGGAGGCAGAGCAGGAGGAGCACCGCCAGTCGCCCAGGACCAGGCCAAAACGGGCGCCGCCTAGCTCCAAGACCTGGTTCTGTGAGCAGTGCGGCGGAGTATTCAAGGGCAAGTCTATCCTGGACTTCAAGATCCACCTGCAGCGCCACACCGGCCACAAGCCCTTCGAGTGCGACCTCTGCCAGTCCAAGTTCTACACGAAGTACGAGATGCGCCGCCACAGGATCCTGCACTCGGATGCCCGGCCCTACGCTTGCCGCTTCTGCACCAAGACCTTCCGCTCCTGCAGCAGCAAGGCGATCCACGAGCGCAACCACACCAACGAGCGGCCCTTCCAGTGCCATCACTGCGAGAAGACCTTCACCTCCAGTTCCTCGCGCCAAAGGCATGAGATGGTGCACACCGAGCAGCGGAAGTACCA TCTTTTTTGCAGCTGCGACACCTGTAACCAATGGTTTCAACGGTCTAGCCACCTAACCCTGCACAAAACCACTAAACTACACCAGCAGAGACTGGAAAGAGCTTCGACTGcctaa
- the LOC108024515 gene encoding gastrula zinc finger protein XlCGF17.1 isoform X3: MPDLICHWCKQQLDRILAFRMKCLDVHQSFLASNRKRLEGVSAHDEELDEQEVEQQEPYQVDKVKEGEAEQEEHRQSPRTRPKRAPPSSKTWFCEQCGGVFKGKSILDFKIHLQRHTGHKPFECDLCQSKFYTKYEMRRHRILHSDARPYACRFCTKTFRSCSSKAIHERNHTNERPFQCHHCEKTFTSSSSRQRHEMVHTEQRKYHLFCSCDTCNQWFQRSSHLTLHKTTKLHQQRLERASTA; the protein is encoded by the exons ATGCCGGATCTTATTTGCCATTGGTGCAAGCAGCAGCTGGACAGAATTCTGGCTTTCCGCATGAAGTGCCTGGATGTCCATCAGTCGTTTTTGGCCTCCAACAGGAAACGCTTGGAAGGAGTGTCTGCACATGATGAGGAACTCGATGAGCAGGAAGTGGAGCAACAGGAGCCTTACCAGGTGGATAAGGTCAAGGAGGGGGAGGCAGAGCAGGAGGAGCACCGCCAGTCGCCCAGGACCAGGCCAAAACGGGCGCCGCCTAGCTCCAAGACCTGGTTCTGTGAGCAGTGCGGCGGAGTATTCAAGGGCAAGTCTATCCTGGACTTCAAGATCCACCTGCAGCGCCACACCGGCCACAAGCCCTTCGAGTGCGACCTCTGCCAGTCCAAGTTCTACACGAAGTACGAGATGCGCCGCCACAGGATCCTGCACTCGGATGCCCGGCCCTACGCTTGCCGCTTCTGCACCAAGACCTTCCGCTCCTGCAGCAGCAAGGCGATCCACGAGCGCAACCACACCAACGAGCGGCCCTTCCAGTGCCATCACTGCGAGAAGACCTTCACCTCCAGTTCCTCGCGCCAAAGGCATGAGATGGTGCACACCGAGCAGCGGAAGTACCA TCTTTTTTGCAGCTGCGACACCTGTAACCAATGGTTTCAACGGTCTAGCCACCTAACCCTGCACAAAACCACTAAACTACACCAGCAGAGACTGGAAAGAGCTTCGACTGcctaa
- the LOC108024510 gene encoding arfaptin-2, with product MADRERSIHEMLKDAPSLNDSCGAVHTGTEGGSLVLGSASSHSIAGGGGHGAAGGPFGAPNSLPLRNHSAPTTPMSPSSPPSGNGTLSPTDSGSGSLIRTSASKIDSLKNWSISTYKCTRQIMLEKLGKSQRTVDSELEAQIEQLRETQRKYLSILRLTRAFSSHFQHVIVTQHALADSFADLAQKNPELQKEFTCNSETQRNLTKNGELLLNALNFFISSVNTLCNKTIDDTLMTIRHYETARIEFDAYRMDLENTKPELTPSAAALEETQRSYAQHKEQYEKLRSDVAIKMQFLDENRIKVMHKQLILLHNAIAAYFSGNAMALESTLKQFNIKLKSPNAVTGSWLEQ from the exons ATGGCGGATCGCGAGCGCAGCATTCACGAGATGCTGAAGGACGCGCCCTCGCTGAACGACAGCTGCGGCGCGGTACACACGGGCACCGAGGGCGGCAGCCTGGTCCTAGGCAGCGCCAGCAGCCACAGCATagccggaggaggaggccatGGAGCCGCGGGCGGTCCCTTTGGCGCCCCCAACAGTCTGCCACTGCGCAACCATTCAG CACCCACCACACCCATGTCGCCCAGTAGTCCACCCTCGGGCAACGGCACCCTTAGCCCCACGGACAGCGGGAGCGGCAGCCTCATACGCACTAGCGCCTCCAAGATCGACAGCCTCAAGAACTGGAGCATATCCACGTACAAGTGCACGCGGCAGATTATGCTGGAGAAGTTGGGAAAGTCGCAGCGCACCGTGGACTCGGAACTGGAGGCCCAAATCGAGCAGCTGCGCGAAACGCAGCGCAAGTATCTGTCCATCCTAAGGCTGACGCGGGCATTCAGCTCGCACTTTCAGCATGTGATCGTCACCCAGCACGCGCTGGCCGACTCCTTCGCCGATCTGGCCCAGAAGAACCCGGAGCTGCAGAAGGAGTTCACCTGCAACTCGGAGACGCAACGCAACCTCACCAAGAACGGCGAGCTGCTGCTCAACGCGCTCAACTTCTTCATTTCGTCGGTAAACACGCTGTGCAACAAGACGATCGACGACACCCTGATGACGATACGACACTACGAGACAGCCAG AATCGAATTTGATGCCTATCGCATGGACTTGGAGAACACCAAGCCGGAGCTGACGCCCTCGGCTGCTGCCTTGGAGGAGACTCAGCGCAGCTACGCGCAGCACAAGGAGCAATACGAGAAGCTGCGCTCTGACGTGgccattaaaatgcaattccTCGACGAGAATCGC ATTAAAGTGATGCACAAACAACTGATTCTGCTGCACAATGCCATCGCAGCTTACTTCTCGGGCAACGCCATGGCGCTGGAAAGCACCCTGAAGCAGTTCAACATAAAG CTTAAGTCGCCCAATGCGGTCACTGGATCCTGGCTGGAACAGTAG
- the LOC108024508 gene encoding transcription factor Ouib has protein sequence MRYICRTCSRMSDPAAARNLFEPSSSSVLQQIEALTNLQLKEDDKLPRFMCQECQHDLQIAIDFRRVCIEAQELLELQLRQVEKEEEALENLAEQWLDDCPGEYSNLSPLPQKYDGAGEGLLDLQPRDVDFAESATNDCKEDSATDASECPMDSQLSEENFDLLVSPEPDAPSPQGSEAIDNPESSSHTCSKCGLEFDTVDELTLHKYHLHDVPPNTKFVCDHCSEGFRSAAALTRHCNMLDLPLTHPCTKCSSKFHNKILLETHEERCQKAPVAQHVCHICGKRLTTSFNLKNHLVRHTGTRPHKCDQCDSSFAVAAELSSHRKTHTTERPYACRYDCGKTFRFCSARSMHERVHMDASKRIYQCEYCPKSYVTPGDCRAHQKYHNLTRDHSCDICRISFKTLKHYKSHVKSNAHKTLEARAKAANKS, from the exons ATGCGGTACATTTGCAGGACCTGCTCGCGAATGTCCGATCCCGCGGCGGCCAGGAACCTCTTCGAGCCATCGAGCTCCTCCGTTTTGCAGCAAATCGAGGCCCTGACCAACTTGCAG CTGAAGGAGGACGACAAGCTGCCCAGGTTCATGTGCCAGGAGTGCCAGCACGACCTGCAGATTGCCATCGACTTCCGCCGCGTTTGCATCGAGGCCCAGGAGCTGCTCGAACTGCAGCTGCGGCAGGTGgaaaaggaggaggaggccctCGAGAACCTGGCCGAGCAGTGGTTGGACGACTGTCCCGGGGAGTACTCCAACTTGTCGCCGCTGCCACAGAAATATGATGGTGCAGGCGAGGGTCTTCTTGATCTACAGCCAAGGGATGTGGATTTTGCGGAGTCGGCGACAAACGACTGCAAGGAGGATAGTGCAACGGATGCATCGGAATGCCCAATGGACAGCCAATTGTCGGAGGAGAACTTCGACCTGCTGGTCTCGCCCGAGCCGGATGCTCCGAGTCCCCAGGGCAGCGAAGCCATCGATAATCCAGAATCCTCCAGTCACACCTGCAGCAAATGCGGCCTCGAGTTCGACACCGTGGACGAGCTGACTCTGCACAAGTACCATCTGCACGATGTACCTCCAAATACCAA ATTCGTTTGCGACCACTGCAGCGAGGGCTTCCGATCGGCAGCCGCCCTCACCAGGCACTGCAACATGCTAGATCTTCCACTGACGCACCCCTGCACCAAGTGCAGCAGCAAATTCCACAACAAGATCCTGCTGGAAACCCACGAGGAGCGGTGTCAGAAGGCACCGGTCGCCCAACATGTGTGCCATATATGCGGCAAGCGGCTGACCACCTCCTTCAACCTGAAGAACCACCTGGTGCGTCACACGGGAACTCGACCCCACAAGTGTGACCAGTGCGACTCCTCCTTCGCCGTCGCCGCGGAACTCAGTTCGCACCGGAAAACCCACACAACCGAGCGACCCTACGCCTGTCGCTACGACTGCGGGAAAACCTTCCGATTCTGCAGCGCCCGCAGCATGCACGAGAG GGTTCACATGGACGCCAGCAAGCGGATCTATCAATGCGAGTATTGCCCCAAGTCGTACGTAACTCCAGGTGACTGCAGGGCCCACCAGAAGTATCACAACTTGACTCGCGATCACAG CTGCGACATCTGCCGCATCAGTTTCAAGACACTCAAACACTACAAATCTCATGTGAAGTCAAACGCACACAAGACTCTGGAAGCCCGTGCTAAGGCGGCTAACAAATCCTGA
- the LOC108024515 gene encoding transcription factor Ouib isoform X2, producing the protein MSGPSSVCRTCGKNVKSSRARATKLFDQHNYHLISLIENITDMYLEFDTTMPDLICHWCKQQLDRILAFRMKCLDVHQSFLASNRKRLEGVSAHDEELDEQEVEQQEPYQVDKVKEGEAEQEEHRQSPRTRPKRAPPSSKTWFCEQCGGVFKGKSILDFKIHLQRHTGHKPFECDLCQSKFYTKYEMRRHRILHSDARPYACRFCTKTFRSCSSKAIHERNHTNERPFQCHHCEKTFTSSSSRQRHEMVHTEQRKYHCDTCNQWFQRSSHLTLHKTTKLHQQRLERASTA; encoded by the exons ATGTCTGGGCCAAGCTCAGTTTGCCGAACTTGCGGCAAGAATGTGAAGAGTTCGCGAGCCAGAGCCACCAAACTCTTCGACCAGCACAACTAtcatttaattagtttaataGAAAACATCACCGATATGTAT TTGGAGTTCGACACCACCATGCCGGATCTTATTTGCCATTGGTGCAAGCAGCAGCTGGACAGAATTCTGGCTTTCCGCATGAAGTGCCTGGATGTCCATCAGTCGTTTTTGGCCTCCAACAGGAAACGCTTGGAAGGAGTGTCTGCACATGATGAGGAACTCGATGAGCAGGAAGTGGAGCAACAGGAGCCTTACCAGGTGGATAAGGTCAAGGAGGGGGAGGCAGAGCAGGAGGAGCACCGCCAGTCGCCCAGGACCAGGCCAAAACGGGCGCCGCCTAGCTCCAAGACCTGGTTCTGTGAGCAGTGCGGCGGAGTATTCAAGGGCAAGTCTATCCTGGACTTCAAGATCCACCTGCAGCGCCACACCGGCCACAAGCCCTTCGAGTGCGACCTCTGCCAGTCCAAGTTCTACACGAAGTACGAGATGCGCCGCCACAGGATCCTGCACTCGGATGCCCGGCCCTACGCTTGCCGCTTCTGCACCAAGACCTTCCGCTCCTGCAGCAGCAAGGCGATCCACGAGCGCAACCACACCAACGAGCGGCCCTTCCAGTGCCATCACTGCGAGAAGACCTTCACCTCCAGTTCCTCGCGCCAAAGGCATGAGATGGTGCACACCGAGCAGCGGAAGTACCA CTGCGACACCTGTAACCAATGGTTTCAACGGTCTAGCCACCTAACCCTGCACAAAACCACTAAACTACACCAGCAGAGACTGGAAAGAGCTTCGACTGcctaa
- the LOC108024505 gene encoding GRIP and coiled-coil domain-containing protein 1, giving the protein MEKRQRELEALVSTQKEQLGRYEKRLKDVVTAYKGLLKEKEALETSLAAHAEATAVGDPGSPAREVESQNTSTDTADGAAEGASGPSAPPPVEGQLQTQIITLMNSLATLSAEKSRMEASFQADKKQLRSQIAQKEQTIQELHVRAKEQAARAKSDVDEVKAKWIVERQEREKETNNQMLMIRELQKLYADERHLKDNIEMQLNNFKTQFASNEAENSRLRELQSQLKEARSQLKQYQTKAEQSAAAAASADSAALLQQVRLEMQQLKDQHAVAIRQEQRRVLRAEDQSRRQAALHEDRVASLEARLAELSTTVGSYDRLRQQDQESIHDLKQQLQDLEQAHVRPTSNLKALNEEVDVATLVDEMVRLKKLLTSVNARSANPMDLAEILSLSGQTTTRAESHAHCEQQLQGVQQMLEAAKQQRQMLEQKVQLQHSHIQTLQEKVQVLNRNIDEAEIELKQQGEKLRLALKNERTKWQEAKAELENETRCKLNELEQLLQKQRQRSLQLLDEKEQEIKTLQTSFEVFHSASGVGSTLATPTLEATAESFNYSSDADSVEVEGEQRERKLKVRSKKMSLGENCHMLHYANELARKDIEITNLRKAKYAAESTLRKAIQDKVTSQQEMHEKIECLEEQVDRLERCKTREGANLEYLKNVIISYIVTRDADGKRHMLNAISAVLQFTAAEMQAINASFQKK; this is encoded by the exons ATGGAGAAGCGGCAGAGGGAACTGGAGGCGCTGGTCTCCACGCAGAAGGAGCAGCTGGGGCGCTACGAGAAGCGACTGAAAG ACGTGGTCACTGCCTACAAGGGACTGCTGAAGGAGAAGGAGGCGTTGGAAACGAGTCTGGCGGCGCACGCCGAGGCCACGGCGGTGGGTGACCCCGGATCTCCGGCCAGGGAAGTGGAGTCCCAAAACACCAGCACAGACACCGCAGACGGAGCAGCGGAGGGAGCTTCGGGTCCATCTGCGCCTCCTCCCGTTGAGGGTCAACTGCAGACCCAAATCATCACCCTGATGAACTCGCTGGCCACTCTCTCGGCCGAGAAATCCCGCATGGAGGCCTCCTTCCAGGCGGACAAGAAGCAACTGCGCAGCCAAATCGCCCAGAAAGAGCAGACCATCCAGGAGCTGCACGTGCGCGCCAAGGAGCAGGCGGCGCGGGCCAAAAGCGACGTGGACGAGGTCAAGGCCAAGTGGATTGTGGAGCGGCAGGAGCGCGAGAAGGAGACCAACAACCAGATGCTCATGATTCGCGAGCTGCAGAAGCTCTATGCCGACGAGCGCCATCTGAAGGACAACATCGAGATGCAGCTGAACAACTTCAAGACCCAGTTCGCCAGCAACGAGGCGGAAAATAGTCGACTGCGCGAACTGCAGTCCCAGCTGAAGGAGGCCCGCTCACAGCTGAAGCAATACCAGACCAAGGCAGAGCAGtctgcagcggcggcggccagTGCGGATAGCGCTGCTTTGCTCCAGCAAGTGCGCCTGGAAATGCAGCAGCTGAAGGATCAGCATGCAGTGGCCATTCGCCAGGAGCAAAGACGTGTGCTGCGGGCAGAGGATCAGAGTCGCAGGCAGGCGGCGTTGCATGAGGATCGCGTGGCCAGTTTGGAGGCGCGCCTGGCCGAGCTCAGCACCACAGTGGGCAGCTACGATCGCCTGCGTCAGCAAGATCAGGAGAGCATCCACGACCTTAAACAGCAGCTGCAGGACTTGGAGCAGGCCCATGTCCGTCCCACATCCAATTTAAAAGCTCTAAACGAAGAAGTGGACGTGGCCACGCTGGTGGACGAGATGGTGCGTCTGAAGAAACTGCTTACCAGTGTCAATGCCCGATCTGCCAATCCCATGGATCTCGCCGAGATCCTTTCTCTAAGCGGCCAAACAACCACGCGTGCCGAAAGTCACGCCCATTGCGAGCAACAGCTCCAGGGAGTCCAGCAAATGCTTGAGGCAGCCAAACAACAACGACAAATGCTAGAACAGAAGGTCCAACTGCAGCACTCGCACATCCAAACGCTGCAGGAGAAGGTGCAGGTGCTCAATCGCAACATCGACGAGGCGGAGATCGAACTGAAGCAGCAGGGCGAGAAGCTGCGCCTGGCCTTGAAGAACGAGCGAACCAAGTGGCAGGAGGCCAAGGCGGAGCTGGAAAACGAGACGCGCTGCAAGCTCAACGAACTGGAGCAGCTTTTGCAGAAGCAGCGCCAGAGATCCCTGCAGCTTCTCGATGAGAAGGAGCAGGAGATCAAGACGCTGCAGACCTCCTTCGAGGTCTTTCACTCGGCCAGCGGTGTGGGCAGCACACTGGCCACTCCCACACTGGAAGCCACTGCCGAATCCTTCAACTATTCCTCCGATGCCGACAGTGTCGAGGTGGAGGGCGAGCAGCGGGAACGGAAGCTGAAGGTGCGCTCCAAGAAAATGTCGCTGGGCGAGAACTGCCACATGCTGCACTACGCCAATGAGTTGGCTCGTAAGGACATCGAAATCACCAACCTCCGCAAGGCCAAGTATGCCGCTGAGTCCACGCTGAGGAAGGCCATCCAGGATAAGGTCACATCGCAACAGGAAATGCACGAGAAGATTGAGTGCCTCGAAGAGCAGGTGGACAG ACTCGAACGCTGCAAGACGCGCGAGGGCGCCAACCTGGAGTACCTGAAGAACGTGATCATCAGCTACATTGTTACCCGGGACGCGGATGGCAAGCGTCACATGCTAAACGCCATCTCGGCGGTGCTCCAGTTCACCGCCGCAGAGATGCAGGCGATCAATGCATCATTCCAGAAGAAATAA
- the LOC108024519 gene encoding diphthamide biosynthesis protein 3, producing the protein MSIYHDEVEIEDFEYDEEEEMYYYPCPCGDRFQISKEELIEGEEVATCPSCSLVIKVIYDPDMFKAEEDEESALNEKLSDLKLEKN; encoded by the exons ATGAGCATCTATCACGACGAGGTGGAAATCGAGGACTTCGAgtacgacgaggaggaggagatgTACTACTATCCCTGCCCGTGCGGCGATCGATTTCAGATCTCCAAG GAGGAGCTGATCGAGGGCGAGGAGGTGGCCACCTGTCCCAGCTGCTCGCTAGTCATCAAGGTCATTTACGATCCG GACATGTTCAAGGCCGAGGAAGATGAGGAATCCGCTCTGAACGAGAAACTCAGCGACTTGAAGCTGGAGAAGAACTAA
- the LOC108024513 gene encoding dnaJ homolog subfamily C member 17, which translates to MASKKFSDINLYDLLGISLEADQNEIRKAYRKRALDCHPDKNPDNPKAVERFHELSKALEILTDESARAAYDKVLKAKKAAELRSRQLDGKRQKLKQELEERERAALNKLAKAQPYSTVAKSDEELLQEQIERLRREGSRLLEEEQRAMQEQFRRNHAEKQKLLQQPAKFDSAQHRIKMKWKADPGQDYTQEQLLKYLKKYGDVVALVVNSKRRGRAMVELATREACDMVLAYEKGDPAKPLHFEWVTPPAEEKKPSHSPATGSTSSATDYEDLVMRKMRQAEERKRLIEQMMKEEEGE; encoded by the coding sequence ATGGCGAGCAAAAAGTTCAGCGACATCAATCTGTACGATCTTTTGGGCATTTCCCTGGAGGCCGATCAAAATGAGATACGCAAGGCGTACCGCAAGAGGGCACTCGACTGCCATCCCGACAAGAATCCGGATAATCCCAAGGCGGTGGAGCGCTTCCACGAGCTGTCCAAGGCGCTGGAGATCCTCACGGATGAATCGGCGCGTGCGGCCTACGACAAAGTGCTCAAGGCCAAGAAGGCGGCGGAGCTGAGGAGTCGCCAGCTGGACGGGAAGCGGCAGAAGCTCaagcaggagctggaggagcgcGAACGGGCGGCCCTAAACAAGTTGGCCAAGGCCCAGCCGTACAGCACGGTGGCCAAGAGCGATGAGGAGCTGCTGCAGGAGCAGATCGAGCGGCTGCGGCGGGAGGGATCCCGGCtgctggaggaggagcagcgggCCATGCAGGAGCAATTTAGGCGCAATCACGCCGAGAAACAGAAACTCCTGCAGCAGCCGGCCAAGTTTGATTCGGCTCAGCATCGCATCAAGATGAAGTGGAAGGCCGATCCGGGCCAGGATTACAcgcaggagcagctgctgaAGTACCTCAAGAAGTACGGCGACGTGGTGGCCCTGGTGGTCAACAGCAAGCGACGCGGACGTGCCATGGTGGAGCTGGCCACCCGCGAAGCCTGCGACATGGTGTTGGCCTACGAAAAGGGCGATCCCGCCAAGCCACTGCACTTCGAATGGGTAACGCCGCCGGCGGAAGAAAAGAAGCCATCCCACTCACCCGCCACAGGGAGCACCAGCTCAGCCACCGACTACGAGGACCTAGTCATGCGGAAGATGCGGCAGGCCGAGGAGCGGAAGCGGCTAATCGAGCAGATGatgaaggaggaggagggcgaATAG
- the LOC108024517 gene encoding uncharacterized protein LOC108024517 translates to MGYLLFGVGLALVAALAVYLNLPGAPQSAARPRRRDEDEYEYEGSCGTSKLRRNLRDQETRRSLPGDKCAVCLDEMRHGNMNYMKCGHAMDRACFEEYRYLRRNCPVCHKPINLSLPGDDCAICLEALSKSNMVHLRCQHALHCECHQQYIESGAKRCPLCREAL, encoded by the exons ATGGGTTACCTTTTGTTTGGCGTAGGCTTGGCTCTGGTGGCAGCTTTAGCCGTCTACTTGAACTTGCCCGGTGCGCCGCAGAGCGCGGCTCGTCCCAGGCGCCGGGACGAGGACGAGTATGAGTATGAAGGAAGTTGCGGAACATCTAAATTGCGCCGGAACTTAAGGGACCAGGAAACGCGGCGCAG TCTGCCTGGAGACAAGTGCGCCGTCTGCTTGGATGAAATGAGACATGGCAACATGAATTACATGAAGTGCGGCCATGCCATGGACAGGGCCTGCTTTGAGGAGTATCGCTACCTTCGCAGGAACTGTCCAGTTTGCCACAAGCCCATTAACCTCAGTCTGCCTGGCGACGACTGTGCCATTTGCCTGGAAGCGCTTTCCAAGTCCAACATGGTTCACCTGCGCTGCCAGCATGCTCTGCACTGTGAGTGCCACCAGCAGTATATCGAGAGTGGAGCCAAGCGCTGCCCACTTTGCCGCGAGGCACTGTAG
- the LOC108024512 gene encoding antigen 5 like allergen Cul n 1-like: MITRNFELKPEIPSKTAAISQVKIEIRGICVAGFLYKESPGLVEFSEKPALEVTMKTIIVLTFLIGATIAVDYCALPTCLDKHIACNNKGNFSENCPKDVRKVKIEPHHKLILTLFNELRNNVAGGKIEGLPKAIRMAKMSWCEELAHLALLNVRTCESLPDKCRSTERFAYAGQNNAIFSYSGAETEYTDAELIKEQIENWFAQRSNASPEILASFPEELPNKDVAKFTISVAEKNTHVGCAAVRFSRDFYNHFVLTCNFATSNIVGQPVYTPGEKSTTGCKNRYGAAFDYPNLCYAKEIYDNEKVIENAKTF; this comes from the exons ATGATTACCAGGAATTTTGAGCTGAAACCAGAGATTCCTTCGAAAACAGCTGCCATTTCGCAGGTGAAAATTGAAATCCGAGGAATATGTGTGGCTGGTTTCTTATATAAAGAGTCCCCTGGACTAGTGGAGTTCAGTGAGAAGCCAGCATTGGAAGTCACCATGAAGACAATCATTGTACTAACATTCCTTATCGGAGCCACCATTGCCGTGGACTACTGTGCTCTGCCCACCTGCCTGGATAAGCACATAGCGTGCAACAATAAAGGA AACTTCAGCGAAAACTGCCCCAAGGATGTGCGGAAGGTGAAGATCGAGCCCCATCACAAACTGATCCTGACCCTCTTCAACGAACTGCGAAACAACGTGGCTGGAGGCAAAATAGAGGGTTTACCCAAGGCGATTCGCATGGCCAAGATGTCCTGGTGCGAGGAGCTCGCCCACTTGGCCCTGCTCAATGTGCGAACTTGCGAGTCCCTGCCAGACAAGTGCCGCAGCACGGAAAGATTCGCCTACGCAGGCCAGAACAACGCCATCTTCAGCTACAGTGGAGCAGAGACGGAGTACACCGACGCCGAGTTGATCAAGGAGCAGATCGAGAACTGGTTCGCCCAGCGCTCCAACGCCTCCCCCGAGATCCTCGCCAGCTTCCCGGAGGAGCTGCCCAACAAGGACGTGGCCAAGTTCACCATCTCCGTGGCCGAGAAGAACACCCACGTGGGATGTGCCGCCGTGCGCTTCTCCCGCGACTTCTACAACCACTTCGTGCTGACCTGCAACTTCGCCACCTCCAACATCGTGGGCCAGCCCGTGTACACTCCCGGAGAGAAGTCCACCACGGGATGCAAGAACCGCTACGGAGCCGCCTTCGACTACCCCAACCTGTGCTACGCCAAGGAGATCTACGACAACGAGAAGGTCATCGAAAACGCCAAGACATTCTAA
- the LOC108024516 gene encoding antigen 5 like allergen Cul n 1-like: protein MAFTILPGFLLLAVALFGSSTAVDYCALPTCLDKHIACNNKGNFSENCPKDVREVKIEPHHKLILTLFNELRNNVAGGKIEGLPKAIRMAKMSWCEELAHLALLNVRTCESLPDKCRSTERFAYAGQNNAIFSYSGAETEYTDAELIKEQIENWFAQRSNASPEILASFPEELPNKDVAKFTISVAEKNTHVGCAAVRFSRDFYNHFVLTCNFATSNIVGQPVYTPGEKSTTGCKNRYGAAFDYPNLCYAKEIYDNEKVIENAKTF, encoded by the exons ATGGCTTTTACCATTTTACCTGGTTTCCTGCTCCTGGCAGTTGCTCTCTTTGGTTCATCCACAGCCGTGGACTACTGTGCCCTTCCCACTTGTCTGGATAAGCACATAGCCTGCAATAACAAGGGA AATTTTAGTGAGAACTGCCCCAAGGATGTGAGAGAAGTAAAGATCGAGCCCCATCACAAGCTGATCCTCACCCTCTTCAACGAACTGCGAAACAACGTGGCTGGAGGCAAAATAGAGGGATTACCCAAGGCGATTCGCATGGCCAAGATGTCCTGGTGCGAGGAGCTCGCCCACCTGGCCCTGCTCAATGTCCGAACCTGTGAATCCCTGCCAGACAAGTGTCGCAGCACGGAGAGATTCGCCTACGCAGGCCAGAACAACGCCATCTTCAGCTATAGTGGAGCAGAGACGGAGTACACCGACGCCGAGTTGATCAAGGAGCAGATCGAGAACTGGTTCGCCCAGCGTTCCAATGCCTCTCCTGAGATCCTTGCCAGCTTCCCGGAGGAGCTTCCCAACAAGGACGTGGCAAAGTTCACCATCTCCGTGGCCGAGAAGAACACCCACGTGGGATGTGCCGCCGTGCGCTTCTCCCGCGACTTCTACAACCACTTCGTGCTGACCTGCAACTTCGCCACCTCCAACATCGTGGGCCAGCCCGTGTACACTCCCGGAGAGAAGTCCACCACGGGATGCAAGAACCGCTACGGAGCCGCCTTCGACTACCCCAACCTGTGCTACGCCAAGGAGATCTACGACAACGAGAAGGTCATCGAAAACGCCAAGACATTCTAG